Proteins encoded by one window of Bradyrhizobium sp. B097:
- a CDS encoding phosphotransferase family protein: MSFGRKSSGFSWITYAFVARSSEGDRKLILRVGPPNGLFAPYSVLPQVYALQALAGSGVPVPALVSSEQHGAEIGFPFFICAHVEGDVPAPWAASELDPDHKRAIARQFVEILASLHRIDAGTTPFASLQYGDQRAELRAIAGWRASLARPTARYYPLLDWGGRWLEDNCPQPPCRTIVHGDYRIGNFIEHNGRITAILDWELTHLGDPHEDLAWAMMPTFNARSRKLYGVLERAEVVDLYQRASGIAVSGKSLAFYEAYALYQAAAIQMCAVRAFEVDRFNDMRLAAMASQMPSIVRAFERALEAAA; encoded by the coding sequence ATGAGCTTCGGCCGCAAATCGTCCGGCTTCTCCTGGATCACCTATGCCTTTGTGGCCCGCTCCTCTGAAGGAGATCGCAAGCTGATCCTGCGCGTCGGTCCGCCGAACGGGCTGTTTGCGCCTTACTCGGTGCTGCCGCAGGTCTATGCGTTGCAAGCGCTGGCCGGCAGCGGCGTGCCGGTTCCGGCGCTGGTGTCGTCAGAACAGCATGGCGCCGAGATCGGCTTTCCGTTCTTCATCTGCGCGCATGTCGAGGGCGACGTCCCCGCACCCTGGGCCGCGAGCGAGCTCGATCCGGACCACAAGCGCGCGATCGCCCGGCAGTTCGTCGAGATTCTGGCGTCGCTGCATCGGATCGATGCAGGCACAACGCCGTTCGCATCGCTGCAATATGGTGACCAACGCGCCGAGCTGCGCGCGATCGCCGGCTGGCGTGCGTCGCTAGCGCGTCCGACCGCGCGTTACTATCCGCTGCTCGATTGGGGCGGGCGCTGGCTTGAGGACAATTGCCCGCAGCCGCCATGCCGCACCATCGTGCATGGCGACTACCGGATCGGGAACTTCATCGAGCACAACGGGCGGATCACCGCCATTCTCGACTGGGAGCTCACTCACCTCGGCGATCCCCATGAGGATCTGGCCTGGGCGATGATGCCGACCTTCAACGCCAGGAGCCGGAAGCTCTATGGCGTGCTCGAGCGCGCGGAGGTGGTCGATCTCTATCAGCGTGCCTCCGGCATTGCGGTCTCGGGCAAGAGCCTCGCCTTCTACGAGGCCTACGCGTTGTATCAGGCGGCGGCGATCCAGATGTGCGCGGTGCGCGCCTTCGAGGTCGATCGCTTCAACGACATGCGGCTTGCCGCGATGGCAAGCCAGATGCCCTCGATCGTGCGGGCCTTCGAGCGCGCATTGGAGGCCGCGGCATGA
- a CDS encoding enoyl-CoA hydratase-related protein, producing the protein MIDKGPVLLDIADGIARLRLNRPDAANGMSAELLRALCDAIMVCHGHPDLRVVLLSGEGTNFCAGGDVRAFASKGEKLPDYIRQATAYLQNAVTGLLRLEAPVIASVQGFAAGGGGFGLVCASDIVIAAESAKFLAGATRVAMAPDAGVSVTLSRLVGLRRAMSILLTNPVIPAAEALQMGIVTKVVPDAELADASLALARELAAGAPKALAATKRLVWAGTGTSIEQCLSEEARTVAELSGMADAREGLAAVIERRKPVFTGR; encoded by the coding sequence ATGATCGACAAGGGTCCCGTTCTGCTCGACATCGCCGACGGCATCGCGCGGCTGCGGCTCAACCGCCCCGACGCGGCCAACGGCATGAGTGCCGAGCTGCTCCGCGCATTGTGTGACGCCATCATGGTCTGCCACGGCCATCCGGATCTGCGCGTCGTGCTGCTGAGCGGCGAGGGCACGAACTTTTGTGCAGGCGGCGATGTCCGCGCCTTTGCCTCCAAGGGCGAGAAGCTGCCGGACTATATCCGCCAGGCCACCGCGTATCTGCAGAACGCGGTGACCGGATTGCTGCGGCTGGAGGCGCCGGTGATCGCCTCGGTGCAGGGCTTTGCGGCGGGCGGCGGCGGCTTCGGCCTGGTCTGCGCCTCCGACATCGTGATTGCGGCGGAATCGGCAAAATTCCTCGCCGGCGCGACGCGGGTGGCGATGGCGCCGGATGCCGGTGTCTCCGTCACGCTGTCGCGGCTGGTCGGCCTACGGCGGGCGATGTCGATCCTGCTGACCAATCCGGTGATCCCGGCTGCGGAAGCCCTGCAGATGGGCATCGTCACCAAGGTCGTGCCCGATGCCGAGCTCGCCGATGCATCGCTCGCGCTGGCGCGCGAGCTCGCGGCTGGCGCGCCCAAGGCGCTGGCGGCGACCAAGCGGCTGGTCTGGGCCGGCACCGGCACCAGCATCGAGCAATGCCTGTCGGAGGAGGCGCGTACCGTTGCCGAGCTCTCGGGGATGGCCGATGCGCGCGAAGGGCTCGCTGCCGTGATCGAGCGGCGCAAGCCTGTCTTCACGGGGCGCTGA
- a CDS encoding Rieske 2Fe-2S domain-containing protein, with protein MNMMTGVSPWERLIRPDRVHGSLYTDPEIFEAELKNIWYRTWVYVGHESEVPNANDYVVKSIGPQSVIMTRDEQGKVNLLLNRCSHRGNQVCSFERGNARSFTCPFHSWTFANDGRLVGYAFPDGYEGQDKSQLALGRVTRVESYRGFVFGSFAADGPTLKEHLGGAAETIDRLVRTSPEGEVEITAGFLKHRVKANWKFILENECDGYHPAFVHTSIFGVADSMIGKLYGGASTALTRDYGNGHTEIDLRPEFRKREAPMSWFGTSEERLPDYTARMKAAYGDTAAREIMIDGTPHVMIFPNLFIAEIQMFVIQPLGVDDSVQHVTALQFKGAPDLNRRLRQQTMGSVGPAGFLLADDSEMYERCHRGVQARNPEWIFLGRGEKRQRQDESGFTVGHVTDEVPSRGIWTHYRKLMEPN; from the coding sequence ATGAACATGATGACCGGCGTCTCGCCATGGGAGCGGCTGATCCGGCCCGACCGGGTGCACGGATCGCTGTACACCGATCCAGAGATCTTCGAGGCCGAGCTCAAGAACATCTGGTACCGGACCTGGGTCTATGTCGGGCACGAGAGCGAGGTCCCGAACGCCAACGACTACGTCGTCAAATCGATCGGCCCGCAATCCGTGATCATGACGCGCGATGAGCAGGGCAAGGTCAACCTGCTGCTGAACCGCTGCTCGCATCGCGGCAACCAGGTCTGCTCCTTTGAGCGCGGCAATGCGCGCTCGTTCACCTGTCCGTTCCACTCCTGGACCTTTGCCAATGACGGCCGCCTGGTCGGCTATGCCTTCCCCGACGGTTACGAGGGGCAGGACAAGTCGCAGCTGGCGCTCGGGCGGGTGACGCGCGTCGAGTCCTACCGCGGCTTCGTGTTCGGCTCGTTCGCGGCCGACGGACCGACCCTGAAGGAACATCTCGGCGGCGCCGCCGAGACCATCGATCGCCTGGTGCGCACCTCGCCGGAGGGCGAGGTCGAAATCACCGCGGGTTTCCTCAAGCATCGCGTCAAGGCGAACTGGAAGTTCATCCTGGAGAACGAGTGCGACGGCTATCACCCGGCCTTCGTGCACACCTCGATCTTCGGCGTCGCCGACAGCATGATCGGCAAGCTCTATGGCGGCGCCTCGACCGCGCTGACGCGTGATTACGGCAACGGCCATACCGAGATCGATCTGCGGCCCGAGTTCCGCAAGCGCGAAGCGCCGATGAGCTGGTTCGGCACCAGCGAGGAGCGGCTGCCCGACTATACCGCGCGCATGAAGGCCGCCTATGGCGACACCGCGGCGCGCGAGATCATGATCGACGGCACGCCGCATGTGATGATCTTCCCGAACCTGTTCATCGCCGAGATCCAGATGTTCGTGATCCAGCCGCTCGGCGTCGACGACAGCGTGCAGCATGTCACCGCGCTGCAATTCAAGGGCGCCCCCGATCTGAACCGCCGGCTGCGCCAGCAGACCATGGGTTCGGTCGGCCCGGCCGGCTTCCTGCTCGCGGATGATTCCGAGATGTATGAGCGCTGCCACCGCGGCGTGCAGGCGCGCAATCCGGAATGGATCTTCCTCGGCCGCGGCGAGAAGCGCCAGCGGCAGGATGAGTCCGGCTTCACGGTTGGCCACGTCACCGACGAGGTGCCGTCACGCGGCATCTGGACTCATTATCGCAAGCTGATGGAGCCTAACTGA
- a CDS encoding ABC transporter substrate-binding protein, giving the protein MRKPITTLAVWAFALTGALGTANAQKAYGPGVSDTEILLGANAPYSGPASIYASFPKTMLAYFTMLNETGGINGRHINFVTRDDAYSPPKTVEVTRALVENDKVLAIMAPFGTPTNAAIQKYLNSNGVPQLLVQSGGTRWNDPKQFPWTTPYSPTYVNESRIIARYVLREKPDAKIGVLLQADDIGKDFVLGLKEGLGAKADTMIVKEAMYQSTEPTIDSQIVNLKASGADTILIAAQNKFASMAIRKIHELGWKPLIFLGSTANSIAGVLVPAGIEASTGILTTTSYKTPNDPAWANDKGMTDYLAFAAKYMPGMDPNDVIAVTGYTTAQLGAIILQRCGDNLTRENVLKQATNLSGIALPMLLPGITIQTTPQDYAAVTERRFARFDGKTWVLFGDIVGAGPAKD; this is encoded by the coding sequence ATGCGGAAGCCAATCACAACGCTTGCCGTGTGGGCGTTCGCGCTCACCGGCGCGCTCGGAACAGCGAACGCCCAGAAGGCCTATGGGCCAGGGGTCAGCGACACCGAAATCCTGCTCGGCGCCAACGCGCCCTACAGCGGACCGGCGTCGATCTATGCGAGCTTCCCGAAGACCATGCTCGCCTATTTTACGATGCTGAACGAGACAGGCGGCATCAACGGGCGCCACATCAATTTCGTAACGCGCGACGACGCCTATAGTCCGCCAAAAACCGTCGAGGTGACGCGCGCGCTGGTCGAGAACGACAAGGTGCTCGCGATCATGGCGCCGTTCGGCACGCCGACCAACGCCGCGATCCAGAAATACCTCAACAGCAATGGCGTCCCGCAGCTCCTGGTGCAGAGCGGCGGCACCCGCTGGAACGATCCCAAGCAGTTTCCCTGGACGACGCCCTACTCGCCGACCTACGTCAACGAATCCCGGATCATCGCGCGCTACGTCCTGCGCGAGAAGCCGGACGCCAAGATCGGCGTGCTGTTGCAGGCCGACGACATCGGCAAGGATTTTGTCCTTGGCCTGAAGGAAGGACTGGGCGCCAAGGCCGACACGATGATCGTCAAGGAGGCGATGTATCAATCGACCGAGCCCACGATCGACTCCCAGATCGTGAATTTGAAGGCGTCCGGCGCCGACACCATCCTGATCGCCGCGCAAAACAAATTCGCCTCGATGGCGATCCGCAAGATCCACGAGCTCGGCTGGAAGCCGCTGATCTTCCTTGGCTCGACCGCGAATTCGATCGCCGGCGTGCTGGTACCGGCAGGGATCGAGGCCTCGACCGGCATCCTGACCACGACCTCCTACAAGACGCCGAACGATCCGGCCTGGGCCAATGACAAGGGCATGACCGACTATCTCGCCTTCGCGGCGAAATACATGCCGGGGATGGACCCGAACGACGTGATCGCGGTGACCGGGTACACCACGGCCCAGCTCGGCGCGATCATCCTGCAGCGCTGCGGCGACAACCTCACGCGGGAGAACGTGCTGAAGCAGGCCACCAACCTCAGCGGCATCGCGCTGCCGATGCTGCTCCCGGGCATCACGATCCAGACCACGCCGCAGGATTATGCGGCGGTCACCGAACGCCGCTTCGCCCGCTTCGATGGCAAGACCTGGGTGCTGTTCGGCGACATCGTGGGCGCGGGCCCGGCCAAGGACTGA
- a CDS encoding aromatic-ring-hydroxylating dioxygenase subunit beta, which produces MLSRESSATLMSAITAFLYREARLQDEHQYEAWEKLWTDDGVYWVPANGADIDPERQMSIIYDNRSRIALRVRQLMTGKHFTQTPQSNLRRLISNIELMDEQPDDGDLAVASNSLIFESSLRDDTLWAARNEYRLRHVDGELRMASKKVILVNNDKAIYTLSFLV; this is translated from the coding sequence ATGCTGTCGCGCGAGAGCAGCGCCACGTTGATGAGCGCCATCACCGCCTTCCTCTATCGCGAGGCGCGGTTGCAGGACGAACATCAATACGAGGCCTGGGAAAAGCTCTGGACCGACGACGGCGTCTATTGGGTGCCGGCCAACGGCGCCGACATCGACCCGGAGCGGCAGATGTCGATCATCTACGACAACCGCTCGCGGATCGCGCTGCGGGTCCGGCAGCTGATGACCGGCAAGCACTTCACCCAGACGCCGCAATCGAACCTGCGCCGGCTGATCTCCAACATCGAGTTGATGGACGAGCAGCCGGACGATGGCGACCTCGCGGTCGCCAGCAACAGCCTGATCTTCGAATCGAGCCTGCGCGACGACACGCTGTGGGCGGCGCGCAATGAATACCGGCTGCGCCATGTCGATGGCGAATTGCGGATGGCCAGCAAGAAGGTCATCCTCGTCAACAACGACAAGGCGATCTACACGCTCTCATTCCTGGTCTAG
- a CDS encoding TonB-dependent siderophore receptor: MTPASAQSSVPLPPVTVEQPTQKRKPAASSARSAQRTQAAAAARQRSRNAQPAPPTPSERAAAAAAVLNEAKLHYRAMPSSTTLRSGASPLDTSQTVNVVPEQVLKDQLPRNLDDALANVSGVTQGNTLAGTQDAVMRRGFGDNRDGSIMRNGMPLVQGRSLNAAVESVEVLKGPASLLYGIMDPGGIVNTISKRPELYQHGSVTLLGSTFANNKNGADGTIDITGPIGDGGLAYRFIGYGVSEDYWRNFGRHREMLVAPSLAWYGENTTVQLNYEHREFITPFDRGTAFDPVTKAPLAIPATRRLDEPFNNVWGTSDLMQASVEHRLNQDWKLFAAYSYNTETFSANQLRITGINTKTGVETRSNDGTQGSLSNASYGTSYLQGNVWLGGFRNEVLFGGDGQYRTIYRDNLIRQATPSFNFYNPVYGLITPGTTVSATDSAQTDKLGQWSLFFQDTLHLTERFALVGGVRYMEYDQIAGRGRPFITNTNVSGDKALPLGGAILKLTDEVSLYASYTQSLKPTSTIAPLTGGVVIGSNIAPEEGTQWETGVKFDFNKRISGTLAVYDIDKKNVLVSQLNPTTGIVEYRTAGKVRSRGVELDVTGRLTDNWSMIGSYGYTDARVTEDPTLAGNALQNVALNTASLYLVYDFGTTLPGRLRLGGGARYVGDRPGDATNSFVLPAYTVADVFATYETKVQTFPVVYQFNVKNLFDTVYYPSAVSNLAVAMGDARRFSLSATVKF; the protein is encoded by the coding sequence GTGACGCCGGCAAGCGCCCAATCGAGCGTCCCCTTGCCGCCGGTCACGGTCGAGCAACCGACACAGAAGCGCAAGCCCGCAGCCAGTTCGGCGCGGTCGGCGCAGCGAACACAGGCGGCCGCTGCGGCACGGCAGCGCAGCCGAAATGCCCAGCCGGCGCCCCCGACACCATCGGAGCGCGCGGCAGCTGCCGCCGCCGTGTTGAACGAGGCCAAGCTGCACTATCGCGCGATGCCGAGCTCGACCACCTTGCGCAGCGGCGCCTCGCCGCTCGACACCTCCCAGACCGTCAACGTCGTGCCGGAGCAGGTGCTGAAGGATCAACTGCCGCGCAATCTCGACGACGCGCTCGCCAATGTCAGCGGCGTCACCCAGGGCAACACTCTGGCCGGCACCCAGGACGCGGTGATGCGCCGTGGCTTCGGCGACAACCGCGACGGCTCGATCATGCGTAACGGCATGCCGCTGGTGCAGGGCCGCAGCCTCAACGCCGCGGTGGAAAGCGTCGAAGTGCTGAAGGGCCCCGCGTCGCTGCTCTACGGCATCATGGATCCCGGCGGCATCGTCAACACGATCAGCAAGCGCCCCGAGCTCTATCAGCACGGCTCGGTCACCCTGCTCGGCTCGACCTTCGCCAACAACAAAAACGGCGCCGACGGCACCATCGACATCACCGGCCCGATCGGCGATGGCGGCCTCGCCTATCGCTTCATCGGCTATGGCGTGAGCGAGGATTATTGGCGCAATTTCGGACGCCACCGCGAAATGCTGGTGGCGCCGTCGCTGGCCTGGTACGGCGAGAACACCACCGTCCAGCTCAACTACGAACACCGCGAATTCATCACGCCGTTCGACCGCGGCACGGCGTTCGATCCCGTGACCAAGGCGCCGCTGGCGATCCCGGCGACGCGACGGCTTGACGAGCCCTTCAACAACGTGTGGGGCACCTCGGACCTGATGCAGGCCTCAGTCGAGCACCGGCTGAACCAGGACTGGAAGCTGTTCGCGGCCTACAGCTACAACACCGAGACATTCAGCGCCAACCAGCTCCGCATCACCGGCATCAACACCAAGACCGGCGTCGAGACCCGCAGCAATGACGGCACGCAGGGCTCGCTCAGCAATGCGAGCTACGGCACCTCCTATTTGCAGGGCAATGTCTGGCTCGGCGGTTTCCGCAACGAGGTGCTGTTCGGCGGCGACGGCCAGTATCGCACGATCTACCGCGACAATCTGATCCGGCAGGCAACGCCGAGCTTCAATTTCTACAATCCGGTCTATGGACTGATCACGCCGGGCACCACGGTGTCCGCCACCGACAGCGCCCAGACCGACAAGCTCGGCCAGTGGTCGCTGTTCTTCCAGGATACGCTGCATCTGACCGAGCGCTTCGCGCTGGTCGGCGGCGTGCGCTACATGGAATACGACCAGATTGCGGGCAGGGGACGGCCCTTCATCACCAACACCAACGTCTCGGGGGACAAGGCACTGCCGCTCGGCGGCGCGATCCTTAAGCTCACCGACGAGGTCTCGCTGTATGCGAGCTACACCCAGTCGCTGAAGCCGACCTCGACCATCGCGCCGCTCACCGGCGGCGTCGTGATCGGCTCCAACATCGCCCCGGAAGAGGGCACCCAGTGGGAGACCGGCGTCAAGTTCGACTTCAACAAGCGGATTTCCGGCACGCTTGCGGTTTACGACATCGACAAGAAGAACGTGCTGGTTTCGCAGCTCAACCCCACGACCGGCATTGTCGAGTACCGCACCGCGGGCAAGGTCCGCTCGCGCGGCGTCGAACTCGACGTCACCGGCAGGCTGACCGACAATTGGAGCATGATCGGCAGCTATGGCTATACCGATGCACGCGTCACCGAGGATCCGACGCTCGCCGGCAACGCGCTGCAGAACGTCGCGCTCAACACCGCTTCGCTCTATCTGGTCTATGATTTCGGCACCACCCTGCCCGGCCGGCTCCGTCTCGGCGGCGGCGCGCGCTATGTCGGCGACCGGCCCGGCGACGCCACGAACAGCTTCGTGCTGCCGGCCTACACCGTCGCGGATGTCTTCGCGACCTACGAGACCAAGGTCCAGACGTTCCCGGTGGTCTACCAGTTCAACGTCAAGAACCTGTTCGATACCGTCTACTATCCCTCGGCCGTCAGCAATCTGGCCGTGGCGATGGGCGACGCGCGGCGCTTCTCGCTCTCGGCGACGGTGAAATTCTAG
- a CDS encoding SDR family oxidoreductase encodes MADILPFGRLDGRRAFVSGGARGIGAAIVRSFAGAGARVVIADLDVAAASELARQTGAGVAGLDVSDATAVQAVMAQDGPFDIVVNNAGVDQHAFFTDTTAEDWARLIAVNLTSVLACTHAALPAMQAARFGRIINVTSEAARLGSKGGAVYSAAKGGVISFTRSIARENARFRITANAIAPGPIRTPMLEQAVAKGGDKILHAMTGATLLGRLGEPEEVAAAALFLASDQAAYITGETLGVSGGMGIGG; translated from the coding sequence GTGGCGGACATCCTGCCATTCGGGCGTCTCGATGGCCGCCGTGCCTTCGTCTCCGGCGGGGCGCGCGGCATCGGCGCGGCGATCGTCCGCAGCTTTGCCGGAGCAGGCGCCAGGGTCGTGATCGCCGATCTCGACGTCGCCGCAGCCTCGGAGCTTGCGCGCCAGACCGGCGCCGGCGTCGCCGGGCTCGACGTCAGCGATGCCACGGCCGTGCAAGCCGTGATGGCGCAGGACGGCCCGTTCGACATCGTCGTCAACAACGCCGGCGTCGATCAGCACGCCTTCTTCACCGACACCACGGCGGAGGATTGGGCGCGGCTGATCGCGGTCAACCTCACCTCGGTGCTGGCCTGCACCCACGCCGCGCTGCCGGCGATGCAGGCGGCGCGGTTCGGCCGCATCATCAATGTCACCTCGGAGGCGGCGCGGCTCGGCTCCAAGGGCGGCGCGGTCTATTCCGCGGCCAAGGGCGGCGTGATCTCCTTCACCAGGAGCATCGCGCGCGAGAATGCACGCTTTCGCATCACCGCGAACGCGATCGCGCCGGGACCGATCCGCACGCCGATGCTGGAACAAGCCGTGGCAAAAGGCGGCGACAAGATCCTGCACGCGATGACCGGCGCGACGCTGCTCGGCCGGCTCGGCGAGCCGGAGGAGGTTGCGGCCGCCGCGCTGTTCCTTGCCTCCGACCAGGCGGCCTACATCACCGGCGAGACGCTCGGCGTGTCCGGCGGCATGGGTATCGGCGGCTGA
- a CDS encoding acyl-CoA thioesterase domain-containing protein has translation MDGQDIHAAVGHGAACDPWDDKAAEALVSLETIAPLRYRSRFGDGNLNGRSYGGQILGQAMMAATLSAPEDRPAAMLQLLFLRGADPTRRITFDAEVLQDGKRFSSRHIVGSQGDGRTVLSAQATFCAAQPGPRHAAPFAPPEDPESLPDLTMIPDELMAQLRPLGPYSPHIKPSMDFRIPEIERQLSAETAEPRLRFWIRCRQPLAAGSRAQAAVFAYLSDWWLNFSSVGGHLRELQARAPLYLSSLNHCIWFHRSFSPDAWMHVETESPCADGGRGLSIARVHDRAGSMLATSIQESLMVHPDGDA, from the coding sequence ATGGACGGGCAAGACATCCACGCTGCGGTAGGGCATGGCGCCGCGTGCGATCCGTGGGATGACAAGGCCGCGGAGGCGTTGGTCTCGCTCGAGACCATCGCGCCGCTGCGCTATCGCAGCCGCTTCGGTGACGGCAACCTCAATGGGCGCTCTTACGGCGGCCAGATCCTCGGCCAGGCCATGATGGCCGCAACGCTGAGCGCGCCCGAAGATCGCCCGGCGGCGATGCTCCAGCTCTTGTTCCTGCGCGGCGCCGATCCGACCCGGCGCATCACGTTTGACGCGGAGGTTCTGCAGGACGGCAAGCGGTTCTCCTCCCGCCATATCGTCGGCAGCCAGGGGGACGGCCGTACCGTGCTGAGCGCGCAGGCTACGTTCTGCGCAGCCCAGCCGGGCCCGCGACACGCAGCGCCGTTTGCGCCGCCGGAAGATCCCGAAAGCCTGCCCGATCTGACCATGATTCCCGACGAACTGATGGCGCAGTTGCGGCCGCTCGGCCCTTATTCGCCGCACATCAAACCCAGCATGGATTTCCGCATCCCCGAGATCGAACGTCAGCTCTCGGCCGAGACGGCAGAGCCGCGCCTGCGCTTCTGGATCAGATGCCGGCAGCCACTCGCCGCCGGTTCCCGCGCCCAGGCCGCGGTGTTCGCCTATCTCTCGGATTGGTGGCTCAACTTCTCCAGCGTCGGCGGCCATCTGCGCGAGCTGCAGGCGCGCGCGCCGCTCTATCTGTCGAGCCTCAACCATTGCATCTGGTTTCATCGCTCATTCTCGCCCGACGCCTGGATGCATGTCGAAACCGAGAGCCCATGCGCCGATGGCGGCCGTGGGCTGTCCATCGCCCGCGTCCATGACCGCGCTGGGTCGATGCTCGCGACCTCGATCCAGGAATCCCTGATGGTGCATCCGGATGGCGACGCGTAG
- a CDS encoding long-chain fatty acid--CoA ligase translates to MKLTQALISAVQLRKDAPGTIHAGRSRSWKEIGRRVACAAGGLRRLGIEAGDRVAILAHNSDLYIEALYAIAWAGAVAVPLNTRWAVAENAYAIDDSTPKLLLVDKAFAEIASGLRGAKSLTAMVYLDEGQVPNGMQGYDELVAHAPIEDASGAYNDLAGIFYTGGTTGFPKGVMLSHANIIYESLVWIYALRFREDTRYLHSAGMFHLAGTSPMIALTLVGGTHVTIPKFEPELAMKTIAEHRVDYCLFVPTMLNMMLNHPSFGSYDLSSVRDCEYGASPMPDALLVKLMRVLPSWRFHQGYGMTESAALATILPWEYHALEGPLAGKRKSAGRAAPGVEVRIIDLAGNEVPRGTVGEIAIRGAGVMLGYWRKPEESARVLRNGWLHTGDGAWMDEDGFVYIVDRLKDMIVSGGENVYSGEVENAIFQHEQVRECAVIAVPDPQWGEAVHAIVVPKDGARLDSDMVIAHCRTLIAGYKCPRSVDIRLEPLPLTGSGKIMKSALREEKWQGYTRSVN, encoded by the coding sequence ATGAAGCTGACGCAAGCGCTCATCTCGGCGGTGCAGTTGCGCAAGGATGCGCCCGGCACCATCCATGCGGGACGGTCGCGAAGCTGGAAGGAGATCGGCCGGCGCGTCGCCTGCGCCGCGGGCGGTCTGCGGCGGCTCGGCATCGAGGCCGGCGATCGTGTCGCGATCCTTGCACACAATAGCGACCTCTATATCGAGGCGCTCTATGCCATCGCCTGGGCCGGCGCGGTCGCGGTGCCGCTCAACACCCGTTGGGCGGTCGCCGAGAACGCCTATGCGATCGACGATTCCACGCCAAAACTGTTGCTGGTCGACAAGGCCTTTGCCGAGATCGCATCAGGCCTGCGCGGCGCGAAATCACTCACCGCGATGGTCTATCTGGACGAGGGACAGGTTCCCAACGGCATGCAGGGCTATGACGAGCTCGTCGCGCATGCGCCGATTGAGGATGCATCCGGCGCCTACAACGATCTCGCAGGCATCTTCTACACCGGCGGCACCACCGGCTTCCCCAAGGGCGTGATGCTGTCGCATGCCAACATCATCTATGAATCGCTGGTCTGGATCTATGCGCTGCGGTTCCGCGAAGACACGCGGTATCTGCACTCGGCCGGCATGTTCCATCTGGCCGGCACCTCGCCGATGATCGCGCTCACGCTCGTGGGCGGCACTCACGTCACGATCCCGAAATTCGAACCTGAGCTCGCGATGAAGACCATCGCCGAGCACAGGGTGGATTACTGCCTGTTCGTGCCGACCATGCTCAACATGATGCTCAATCATCCGTCGTTCGGTAGCTATGATTTGAGCAGCGTCAGGGATTGCGAGTACGGCGCCTCGCCGATGCCGGATGCGCTGCTGGTCAAGCTGATGCGCGTGCTGCCGAGCTGGCGCTTTCACCAGGGCTACGGCATGACCGAGAGCGCGGCGCTGGCGACGATCCTGCCCTGGGAGTACCACGCGCTGGAAGGGCCGCTGGCGGGCAAGCGCAAATCGGCAGGGCGGGCAGCGCCCGGCGTCGAAGTCCGCATCATCGATCTCGCGGGCAACGAGGTTCCGCGCGGCACCGTCGGCGAGATCGCGATCCGCGGCGCCGGCGTGATGCTCGGATACTGGCGCAAGCCGGAAGAGAGCGCGCGGGTGCTGCGCAACGGCTGGCTGCACACCGGCGACGGCGCCTGGATGGACGAGGACGGCTTTGTCTATATCGTCGATCGCCTCAAGGACATGATCGTCTCCGGCGGCGAGAACGTCTATTCCGGCGAGGTGGAGAACGCGATCTTCCAGCACGAGCAAGTCAGGGAATGCGCTGTCATCGCGGTGCCCGATCCGCAATGGGGCGAGGCGGTGCACGCGATCGTGGTGCCGAAGGACGGCGCGCGGCTCGATTCGGACATGGTGATCGCGCATTGCCGCACCCTGATCGCGGGCTACAAATGCCCGCGTTCGGTCGACATCCGCCTCGAGCCGTTGCCGCTGACCGGCTCCGGCAAGATCATGAAGTCGGCGCTGCGCGAGGAGAAGTGGCAGGGCTATACGAGGTCGGTCAATTGA